A portion of the Clostridium gelidum genome contains these proteins:
- a CDS encoding ATP-binding cassette domain-containing protein yields the protein MFEVNYLKFKNILDIKFLGINKPITCIVGPSGSGKTTLLRMLNKLNVPDNGTIIYNGNDISKMDTLKLRRQVVMLGQTPVIYSGSVEDNLQIGLYFSKRLPASISAMKESLERVELNKSLSDSCGKLSGGEKQRLCLARVMLMDAETYLLDEPSAALDKETEQFIIDNLSRFVLGNHKQLVMITHSELIAEKFSDSIIRIENGKVMEAYNMEKYEIVTEERYGGIL from the coding sequence ATGTTTGAAGTAAATTATCTTAAATTTAAGAATATTTTAGATATTAAATTTTTAGGTATTAATAAACCAATAACATGTATTGTTGGTCCTTCTGGTAGTGGGAAAACAACATTATTACGTATGTTGAATAAGCTAAATGTGCCTGACAATGGAACTATTATCTATAATGGCAATGATATTTCAAAAATGGACACTCTAAAATTACGTCGTCAAGTGGTTATGTTGGGACAAACTCCAGTGATTTATAGTGGGTCAGTAGAGGATAATTTGCAAATAGGGTTATATTTTTCAAAGAGGCTACCCGCATCTATTTCAGCAATGAAAGAAAGTCTTGAAAGGGTAGAATTGAATAAGTCTTTAAGTGATAGTTGTGGCAAGCTTTCAGGTGGCGAGAAGCAACGTTTATGCCTTGCTAGAGTTATGCTAATGGACGCAGAAACATATCTCTTAGATGAGCCATCAGCGGCACTAGATAAAGAAACTGAACAATTTATTATAGACAATTTATCAAGATTTGTTTTGGGAAATCATAAGCAATTAGTTATGATTACTCATTCAGAACTAATTGCAGAAAAATTTTCAGACTCAATTATAAGAATTGAAAATGGTAAAGTTATGGAAGCATATAATATGGAGAAATAT
- a CDS encoding methyl-accepting chemotaxis protein, translating to MFKKMLSKSKKNISSLSRNNLFTKKSFFNFQNNKFTNKLSQFIENESIERKISKSFKVIIALMAIAMICSMISIFSMASRTNKLYTSPYTVSSTVASIKYNLKDLDDNLYKAISASETTKKNYSIDLSNEATENLKKNIETLNEIFTGDAALVKSLSENVEILEPIRQDACNLIKDGKKDRALKLIEGSYALQLELSQNTILNISNESDTEAKNFVNSSNIYRNLSVFAIFIFILVIIFIANLVGKLLRQTLLEGINNIKNISKNLLEGNLKINSTYTFNDEMGEMSNDLIKSLEMLTSYINDITSTLERLSNSDLNIDLDNSICYKGDFLPIQESMNKIVCSLNNTFYDMRESIDFTASSSEQLAATTQMLSEGSTEQAEAVEDLLLSFTTVLKQVEMNTDNAYEANAFSYKTKNIVTDGSSKMSSLMNSMKEITTSSKQIAEIVNTIEDIAAQTNLLALNAAIEAARAGDAGKGFAVVAEEVKRLAAQSSDAVKNTTKIIDTSLRAVIDGETLAKETAYALTIIVKNVDDTANLVKQIATDSKEQANAIEKMTARVNKISDVVQTNSATAEETAASTQELASQSQLISDKLSIYKLKIQLI from the coding sequence ATGTTTAAAAAAATGTTATCCAAGTCTAAAAAAAATATATCAAGTTTATCTAGAAATAATTTATTTACTAAAAAGTCTTTTTTTAACTTCCAAAACAATAAATTCACAAATAAATTATCACAATTTATTGAAAATGAATCAATTGAAAGAAAAATATCTAAATCTTTTAAAGTTATAATAGCATTAATGGCTATCGCTATGATTTGCTCAATGATATCCATATTCTCTATGGCTTCAAGAACCAATAAACTGTATACTTCCCCATACACCGTTTCAAGCACTGTAGCTAGTATAAAATATAATTTAAAAGATTTAGATGATAATCTTTATAAGGCTATCTCAGCAAGTGAAACCACAAAGAAAAATTATAGTATAGATCTTTCAAATGAAGCAACTGAGAACTTAAAAAAGAATATTGAAACATTAAATGAAATATTTACTGGAGATGCTGCCTTAGTGAAATCTCTTTCAGAAAATGTTGAAATCTTAGAACCTATTAGGCAAGACGCTTGCAATTTAATCAAGGATGGTAAGAAAGATAGAGCCCTTAAACTTATTGAAGGTTCATATGCACTACAACTGGAGCTTAGCCAAAATACTATTTTAAATATATCTAATGAGTCTGACACAGAAGCTAAAAACTTTGTAAATAGTTCAAATATATATAGAAATTTAAGTGTATTTGCTATTTTTATTTTTATTTTAGTAATAATATTTATTGCAAATTTGGTTGGAAAATTATTGAGACAAACCTTACTTGAAGGAATTAATAACATTAAAAATATATCTAAAAACTTATTAGAAGGAAATTTAAAAATAAACTCTACTTATACTTTTAATGATGAAATGGGTGAAATGTCTAATGACTTAATTAAATCCCTAGAAATGTTAACTTCTTATATAAATGATATTACAAGTACTTTAGAGAGATTATCAAATTCAGATTTAAATATCGATTTAGACAATTCAATATGTTATAAGGGCGACTTCCTACCTATTCAAGAATCAATGAATAAAATTGTTTGCAGTTTAAATAATACATTTTATGATATGCGTGAATCAATTGATTTTACTGCTAGCAGTTCAGAACAATTAGCTGCAACTACTCAAATGCTTTCAGAAGGATCTACAGAACAAGCAGAAGCTGTAGAAGATTTGTTATTAAGTTTTACTACAGTATTAAAACAAGTTGAAATGAATACAGATAATGCCTATGAAGCTAATGCCTTTTCATATAAGACGAAAAATATCGTTACTGATGGAAGTAGTAAAATGAGTTCTTTAATGAATTCTATGAAAGAAATAACTACATCTTCTAAACAAATTGCTGAAATTGTAAATACAATAGAGGACATAGCAGCGCAAACAAATCTTTTAGCATTGAATGCTGCCATAGAAGCCGCTAGAGCTGGAGATGCTGGAAAAGGTTTTGCTGTTGTAGCTGAGGAAGTAAAAAGACTTGCTGCTCAATCTTCTGATGCAGTTAAAAATACCACAAAAATAATTGATACTTCTTTACGTGCAGTAATTGATGGTGAGACATTAGCAAAAGAAACTGCTTATGCATTGACTATAATCGTTAAGAATGTAGATGATACTGCCAATTTAGTAAAACAAATAGCTACAGACTCTAAAGAACAAGCAAATGCAATAGAAAAAATGACAGCTAGAGTTAATAAAATATCCGATGTGGTTCAAACAAATTCAGCTACGGCTGAAGAAACTGCTGCATCTACCCAAGAATTAGCTTCTCAATCACAATTAATTAGTGATAAGCTTTCAATTTATAAATTGAAAATTCAGCTAATATAA
- a CDS encoding peptidylprolyl isomerase, translating into MNIRNINKYLKLIVITVLMSSLVLVGCGVTKVNNKEEADASVVKSESSDTELTKESEHLPVATITVDGYGVIEAELYPEIAPNTVNNFIDLANKDFYNNLKFHRIIKNFMIQGGDPKGDGSGGPGYSIEGEFTSNGFANSLKHAKGVLSMARLGEDPNSAGSQFFIVTKEAAHLDGDYAAFGKVISGLDVLEKIENVKTSNDKPKEDVVIKSITVDTKGVTYKEPNKK; encoded by the coding sequence ATGAACATAAGAAATATAAATAAGTATCTAAAGTTAATAGTAATAACAGTATTAATGAGTTCACTAGTGCTAGTTGGATGTGGAGTGACTAAAGTTAATAATAAAGAAGAGGCAGATGCATCTGTTGTAAAAAGTGAGAGCAGTGATACAGAGTTAACAAAGGAAAGTGAACATTTGCCAGTGGCTACTATAACAGTAGATGGATATGGAGTCATTGAAGCTGAATTATATCCAGAAATTGCTCCAAATACAGTTAATAATTTTATTGATTTAGCTAATAAAGATTTTTATAATAACCTAAAATTTCATAGAATAATTAAAAACTTTATGATCCAAGGCGGAGATCCAAAGGGTGATGGAAGTGGTGGACCAGGATATTCAATTGAAGGTGAATTTACTTCAAATGGATTTGCCAATAGCTTAAAGCATGCAAAAGGAGTCCTTTCAATGGCAAGATTAGGAGAAGATCCTAATAGTGCTGGAAGTCAATTCTTTATAGTAACAAAGGAAGCAGCACATCTTGATGGAGATTATGCTGCATTTGGTAAAGTAATATCAGGATTAGATGTATTAGAAAAAATCGAAAATGTAAAAACTTCAAATGATAAGCCAAAGGAAGATGTAGTTATAAAATCAATTACTGTTGATACAAAAGGAGTAACTTATAAAGAACCAAATAAAAAATAA
- a CDS encoding bifunctional diguanylate cyclase/phosphodiesterase → MKTYNVKYKDYDTLSKYISNNYIIKYNNILVQVFSGIGKKEFIEEVIKNLISLIPQCKIIGSTSAGEILNGKIFENECLISISVFAKTTIKTILIKDKMSDFNKGVEVARQLISLDTKAIISFADASIDGQDFLNGINSINNKVVVSGGLAGKSKSIDEIYVFTENGVEKDAVVAVALESKDLYVNNESSFNWIPIGREHEITEAEGKVIKSIDNIPAQEFYSKYIVTNNNEPIERIGAKFPLMIKKNNRYVGRPVLKFINDEEITISSKIDIGEKIRIGYGDLSEILKGSRDVYDKMKKCPGESLFIYSCDSRKNFLKEMATKEIAPISGNSSVSGFYTYGEFNNVNNENMLYAETMTILVLSEDMNARIKIDTELNDKCQYYSDEDSTLYNLIKTTGEELNQLNLKLEEKIKEKTEELEKQYYTDNLTNLENRNKLILDLSQGKYDKLVIIDIKSFNDINDFYGNTVGDVVLKALSKLISLYCDKNNFNSYRVNSDIFAVVDNVGLKEEFIEKIRFLQNVINNQCFFYKDGKIYITVTMAIALGKESLFERAEMALHYAKKNKKLFQIYKEELDIYEGIKKNIIWTKKIKDAIAENRIVPFFQPIVNNRLGTVEKCEALIRMIDENGEIISPYFFLDISKKAGLYKELTIIMLEKTFEVLDNTDYEISINLLLQDIISSEIRALIIQKLKKAKNPKKVVFEIVESEGIENFNEVTEFIQEIKKYGAKIAIDDFGTGYSNFNYLMKLDVDYIKIDGSIIKNIHKDKSAEMVTKTIVLFAKELGIETIAEFVSEEEIYNKIKDLNIDYSQGYYFSEPKENIE, encoded by the coding sequence ATGAAAACGTATAACGTTAAATATAAGGATTACGACACTTTAAGTAAATATATAAGTAATAATTACATAATAAAATATAATAATATATTAGTACAAGTATTTTCAGGAATAGGAAAAAAAGAGTTTATTGAAGAAGTAATAAAAAATTTAATATCATTAATTCCACAATGTAAAATAATTGGTTCTACATCTGCAGGAGAAATACTTAATGGTAAAATTTTTGAAAATGAATGTTTAATTTCTATAAGTGTATTTGCAAAAACAACGATTAAAACTATTTTAATTAAAGATAAAATGTCAGATTTTAATAAAGGTGTAGAAGTAGCACGTCAATTAATTTCTCTAGATACTAAAGCTATAATATCTTTTGCTGACGCAAGCATTGATGGACAAGACTTTTTAAACGGAATAAACTCTATAAATAATAAAGTTGTGGTATCGGGGGGACTTGCAGGCAAGAGCAAGTCTATAGATGAAATATATGTTTTTACTGAAAATGGCGTGGAAAAAGATGCAGTAGTTGCGGTTGCTTTAGAAAGTAAGGATTTATACGTAAATAATGAAAGTAGCTTTAATTGGATACCTATAGGTAGAGAACATGAAATAACAGAGGCAGAGGGAAAGGTAATTAAAAGCATAGATAATATACCAGCACAAGAATTTTATAGTAAATATATAGTCACAAATAATAATGAGCCAATTGAGCGTATTGGAGCTAAATTTCCTTTGATGATAAAAAAGAATAATAGGTATGTTGGTAGACCAGTCTTAAAATTTATAAACGATGAAGAAATAACTATTTCATCCAAAATAGACATAGGGGAAAAAATAAGGATTGGTTATGGTGATTTAAGTGAAATTTTAAAAGGATCAAGAGATGTTTATGACAAAATGAAAAAATGTCCAGGCGAGAGTTTATTCATATATTCTTGTGATTCAAGAAAAAATTTTCTTAAGGAAATGGCAACTAAAGAAATAGCACCAATTAGTGGTAATTCCTCAGTAAGTGGATTTTATACTTATGGTGAATTTAATAATGTTAATAATGAAAATATGCTTTATGCAGAAACAATGACAATACTAGTACTTTCAGAAGATATGAATGCAAGAATTAAAATAGATACAGAACTTAACGATAAATGCCAATATTACAGTGATGAAGATTCAACATTATATAATCTTATAAAAACTACAGGAGAAGAGTTAAATCAATTGAATTTAAAGCTTGAAGAAAAAATTAAAGAAAAAACAGAAGAATTAGAAAAACAATATTATACAGACAATTTAACAAATTTAGAAAATAGAAATAAATTAATTTTAGATTTATCACAAGGAAAATACGATAAACTTGTAATTATTGATATAAAGTCATTTAATGATATAAATGATTTTTATGGAAATACAGTAGGAGATGTAGTATTAAAAGCTCTTTCTAAATTAATTAGTTTATATTGTGACAAAAATAATTTTAATTCTTATAGAGTGAATTCAGATATATTTGCTGTAGTAGATAACGTTGGACTAAAAGAAGAATTTATAGAAAAAATAAGATTTTTACAAAATGTAATAAATAATCAATGTTTCTTTTATAAGGACGGTAAAATTTATATAACAGTAACAATGGCAATTGCATTAGGGAAAGAATCATTATTTGAAAGAGCTGAGATGGCATTACATTATGCTAAAAAGAATAAAAAATTATTTCAAATATATAAAGAAGAGCTAGATATATATGAAGGAATTAAAAAAAATATAATATGGACTAAAAAGATTAAAGATGCTATAGCAGAAAATAGGATTGTACCATTCTTTCAGCCAATAGTTAATAACCGTTTAGGAACAGTTGAAAAGTGTGAAGCTTTAATAAGAATGATAGATGAAAATGGAGAAATTATATCACCTTATTTTTTCTTAGATATTTCTAAAAAGGCTGGATTATATAAAGAATTAACAATAATAATGTTAGAGAAAACTTTTGAAGTTTTAGATAATACAGATTATGAAATATCTATAAATCTTCTTCTTCAAGATATAATAAGTAGTGAAATTAGAGCATTAATTATACAAAAACTAAAAAAAGCTAAAAATCCTAAAAAAGTTGTATTTGAGATAGTAGAATCAGAAGGGATTGAAAACTTCAACGAAGTTACAGAGTTTATACAAGAAATAAAGAAATATGGTGCTAAAATTGCTATTGATGATTTTGGAACAGGATATTCAAATTTTAATTATCTTATGAAGTTAGATGTAGACTATATAAAGATAGATGGATCAATAATAAAAAATATACATAAAGATAAATCAGCAGAAATGGTTACTAAGACTATAGTTTTATTTGCAAAGGAATTAGGAATAGAAACCATTGCAGAGTTTGTATCTGAAGAAGAAATATATAATAAAATAAAAGATTTGAATATAGATTATTCGCAAGGATATTATTTCTCAGAACCTAAGGAGAATATAGAATAA
- a CDS encoding xanthine dehydrogenase family protein molybdopterin-binding subunit, whose amino-acid sequence MKFINKAIRKKDAMALVTGKPVYTDDIAPSNCLTVKLLRSPHAHALIEDINTEVANKVPGIECILTYKDVPQSRFTTAGQTYPEPSPYDRLILDKRIRCVGDPVAIVAGKDEKCVNKALKLIKVKYEVLEAVLDFKKAKDNKTIIHPEENFKALCPGVGVDAKRNLCACDEFEVGNVDEELSKCEYVVEKTYHTKANSQAMMETFRTYTELDVYGRLNVIDSTQVPFHVRRILANALELPKSKIRVIKPRIGGGFGAKQSVVAEIFPAIVTLKTGKPAKMIFTRRESMTNGSPRHEMELTVRIGANKDGIIKAIDVYTLSNTGAYGDHGPTTVGLSGHKSIPLYGKTKAFKFSFDVVYSNTMGAGAYRGYGATQGIFAVESAVSELAAKLNMDPVKIRELNMVKEGQVMPAYYNETANSCALDRCLAKAKEMIDWDNKYPCRDLGNDKVRSVGVALAMQGSGISVIDTASVEIKLNDDGFYTLMIGAADMGTGCDTILSQMAAECLECDIDNIIVHGVDTDQSPYDSGSYASSTTYTTGGAVLKTCESLRKKIVEEGARLMSCPVENVEFDGKKVFSLEDNKEIPLRDLANTTYVGNSKMLSASESNSSPVSPPPFMVGMVEIEIDKLTGKVDLIDYVAVADCGTVINKNLAKVQIEGGIAQGIGMALYEEISYDKKGRMRNNSFLQYKIPTRLDVGTIRVDFESSYEPTGPFGAKSIGEIVINTPSPAIANAVYNATKVNIRTLPITAEKIVMGILENEK is encoded by the coding sequence ATGAAATTTATAAATAAGGCAATAAGGAAAAAAGATGCTATGGCACTTGTAACGGGTAAACCAGTATATACAGATGATATAGCGCCAAGTAATTGTTTAACAGTAAAATTACTTAGAAGTCCCCATGCACACGCTTTAATAGAAGATATTAATACAGAAGTAGCAAATAAAGTGCCAGGAATTGAATGTATTTTAACATATAAAGATGTTCCACAATCTAGATTTACAACAGCAGGACAAACTTATCCAGAGCCAAGTCCATATGATAGATTAATTTTAGATAAAAGAATAAGATGCGTTGGAGATCCAGTGGCCATAGTAGCTGGAAAAGATGAAAAGTGTGTTAATAAAGCATTAAAATTAATAAAGGTAAAATATGAAGTTTTAGAAGCAGTATTAGATTTTAAAAAAGCTAAAGATAATAAAACAATAATACATCCTGAAGAAAACTTTAAAGCTTTATGTCCTGGTGTAGGAGTAGATGCTAAAAGAAATCTTTGCGCATGTGACGAATTTGAAGTTGGAAATGTAGATGAAGAATTAAGCAAATGTGAATATGTTGTAGAAAAAACGTATCATACTAAAGCCAATAGCCAAGCAATGATGGAAACTTTTAGAACTTATACTGAACTTGATGTTTATGGAAGATTAAATGTTATAGATTCAACGCAAGTGCCTTTCCATGTGAGACGAATACTCGCAAATGCACTGGAATTACCTAAATCAAAAATAAGAGTAATAAAACCTAGAATAGGTGGAGGTTTTGGAGCTAAGCAAAGTGTTGTGGCAGAAATTTTCCCTGCAATAGTAACTCTTAAAACAGGTAAACCAGCTAAAATGATATTTACAAGAAGAGAAAGTATGACTAATGGAAGTCCTAGACATGAAATGGAGCTAACAGTACGTATTGGTGCTAATAAAGATGGAATAATAAAAGCAATAGATGTTTATACATTATCTAATACTGGAGCTTATGGAGATCATGGACCAACTACTGTAGGACTATCAGGTCATAAATCTATTCCTTTATATGGTAAAACAAAAGCTTTTAAGTTTAGCTTTGATGTTGTTTATTCAAATACAATGGGGGCTGGAGCATATAGAGGATATGGTGCTACTCAAGGTATATTTGCAGTTGAATCTGCAGTAAGTGAACTGGCAGCAAAACTTAATATGGATCCAGTTAAAATAAGAGAATTAAATATGGTAAAAGAAGGTCAAGTTATGCCTGCTTACTATAATGAAACCGCTAATAGTTGCGCATTAGACAGATGCTTAGCCAAAGCAAAAGAAATGATAGATTGGGATAATAAATATCCATGCAGAGATCTTGGAAATGATAAAGTTAGATCTGTTGGTGTAGCATTAGCTATGCAAGGTTCAGGAATATCTGTTATAGATACTGCATCAGTTGAAATTAAACTAAATGATGATGGTTTCTATACATTAATGATAGGTGCAGCTGATATGGGAACAGGTTGTGATACAATATTATCTCAAATGGCCGCAGAGTGCTTAGAATGTGATATTGATAATATAATAGTTCATGGTGTTGATACTGATCAATCACCATATGATAGTGGGTCTTATGCATCTAGTACAACTTATACAACTGGTGGTGCAGTACTTAAAACTTGTGAATCATTAAGGAAGAAAATAGTAGAAGAAGGCGCAAGATTAATGTCTTGCCCAGTAGAAAATGTAGAATTTGATGGTAAGAAAGTTTTCTCATTAGAAGATAATAAGGAAATTCCACTCCGAGATTTAGCTAATACAACATATGTAGGTAATAGTAAAATGTTAAGTGCTAGTGAATCAAATTCATCACCAGTTTCACCACCACCATTTATGGTAGGAATGGTTGAAATAGAAATTGATAAGCTTACGGGAAAAGTTGATTTAATAGATTATGTTGCAGTTGCAGATTGTGGAACTGTTATAAATAAAAATCTTGCAAAAGTTCAAATAGAAGGTGGAATAGCTCAAGGTATAGGAATGGCTTTATATGAAGAAATTTCATATGATAAAAAGGGGAGAATGAGAAATAATTCATTCTTGCAATATAAAATTCCGACTCGTCTTGATGTAGGTACTATAAGAGTTGATTTTGAAAGTAGCTATGAACCAACAGGACCATTTGGTGCCAAATCAATAGGGGAAATAGTAATTAATACTCCGTCACCAGCTATAGCCAATGCAGTATATAATGCAACAAAGGTAAATATAAGAACATTACCTATAACTGCAGAAAAAATAGTTATGGGAATCCTTGAGAATGAAAAGTAA